Proteins from a genomic interval of Gordonia sp. SL306:
- a CDS encoding mycofactocin-coupled SDR family oxidoreductase: protein MTDLSGRVAWVTGGARGQGRAHARALATAGAHVVVTDSVRQVTTVNYPLATSEELDATVSEIVDGGGRATGAQLDVRDAGAVGALVERIVAEHGRLDILVANAGICAFVPLEDMSDEQWTDMLDTNLSGTFHCVRAAVRAMKPNGFGRVIGVSSGAGRGGMKDLSHYSATKWGIIGFIKSVALEVGSHGITANVVCPSSVATPMVMNETTLRRFRPDLDDPTPDDAKPVFAGLSPLGVPWLEPEDVTRAVMYFVDDPGLTTGTVLEVNLGTSASRT from the coding sequence ATGACCGATCTCTCCGGACGCGTCGCATGGGTGACCGGCGGTGCGCGTGGTCAGGGACGTGCGCACGCCAGGGCGCTGGCCACGGCAGGCGCCCACGTGGTGGTCACCGACAGTGTGCGGCAGGTGACCACCGTCAATTACCCACTGGCGACGTCCGAAGAACTCGACGCGACGGTCTCCGAGATCGTCGATGGTGGTGGCCGCGCGACCGGTGCGCAGCTCGACGTCAGGGACGCGGGAGCGGTCGGCGCGCTGGTCGAGCGCATCGTCGCCGAACACGGCCGGCTCGACATCCTGGTCGCCAACGCCGGGATCTGTGCATTCGTACCGCTCGAGGACATGAGCGACGAGCAGTGGACCGACATGCTGGACACCAACCTGTCCGGAACCTTCCACTGTGTCCGGGCCGCTGTTCGAGCGATGAAGCCCAACGGGTTCGGCCGGGTCATCGGAGTGTCGTCGGGAGCGGGTCGCGGTGGGATGAAGGATCTCTCGCACTACTCGGCCACCAAATGGGGCATCATCGGCTTCATCAAATCGGTTGCCCTGGAGGTCGGTTCGCACGGCATAACCGCGAATGTCGTCTGCCCGTCGTCGGTGGCGACGCCGATGGTGATGAACGAGACGACGTTGCGACGGTTCCGGCCAGATCTGGACGACCCGACACCCGACGACGCGAAACCCGTGTTCGCCGGTCTCAGCCCGCTCGGTGTGCCATGGCTCGAACCCGAAGACGTCACCCGTGCCGTCATGTACTTCGTCGACGACCCGGGGCTCACCACCGGTACCGTGCTGGAGGTCAACCTCGGTACGTCGGCGTCACGGACCTGA
- a CDS encoding ferritin-like domain-containing protein, which produces MPIVLEDMLQTIKDRQWALGDVDWEAPGADLITEEQKPKLKAFMADLVWIENVGARGFAALAKKAPDETLAEIYRYFHAEEQKHANAELALMRRWGMLEDDEVPEPNVNIRLAIEWLDTFADRMSLSVLGTVIPMLEVALDGALLKFLLEEVQDPVCHEAFRKINADESRHLAVDFHALDMIGNSRLRTLIIETVGTVASPGVIIGALMYVPLLNKMRDNIVDMGLQEERLYEAMKRFKNNGERGKGTRLLTYQVLKYHAGWVINRDSPYHYFADAMVRVTDHYPRFLLRPQPTWSKELTYEPVA; this is translated from the coding sequence ATGCCCATCGTGCTCGAGGACATGTTGCAGACCATCAAGGACCGACAGTGGGCGCTCGGGGACGTCGACTGGGAGGCTCCCGGTGCCGATCTCATCACCGAAGAACAGAAGCCAAAGCTCAAGGCCTTCATGGCTGATCTGGTGTGGATCGAGAACGTCGGGGCGCGCGGATTCGCCGCCCTGGCGAAGAAGGCCCCCGACGAGACCCTCGCCGAGATCTACCGCTACTTCCATGCCGAGGAGCAGAAGCACGCCAACGCCGAGCTCGCATTGATGCGACGGTGGGGGATGCTCGAGGATGACGAGGTTCCCGAGCCTAACGTCAACATCCGGCTCGCGATCGAATGGCTCGACACCTTCGCCGATCGCATGTCACTGTCCGTGTTGGGCACCGTGATCCCGATGCTGGAGGTCGCGCTCGACGGTGCGCTGCTCAAGTTCCTCCTCGAGGAGGTTCAGGATCCGGTGTGTCACGAGGCGTTCCGGAAGATCAATGCCGACGAGTCCCGACATCTCGCCGTCGACTTCCATGCCCTCGACATGATCGGCAACTCACGGCTGCGCACACTGATCATCGAGACGGTCGGTACCGTGGCCTCGCCCGGTGTCATCATCGGCGCGCTGATGTACGTGCCGCTGCTGAACAAGATGCGCGACAACATCGTCGACATGGGACTCCAGGAGGAGCGCCTGTACGAGGCGATGAAGCGGTTCAAGAATAACGGGGAGCGCGGCAAGGGCACCCGCCTGCTCACCTATCAGGTGCTGAAATATCACGCAGGCTGGGTCATCAACCGCGACAGTCCGTATCACTATTTCGCGGATGCCATGGTCCGGGTGACCGATCATTATCCGCGCTTCCTGTTGCGGCCGCAGCCGACCTGGTCGAAGGAACTGACCTACGAGCCGGTCGCATGA
- a CDS encoding GntR family transcriptional regulator, whose product MSPISPEASSTNITDSVSLSGRLLDSLRSDVMTGRYPPGYRLVERDVADTYGVSRLPAREALQALRAEGFLEVRKTRGLVVRSWTERDVSELFDIRQALEAMACREAADNRTDDDIAALRAAVVAADDAGDATAAHDANALFHQLLVTASHNRTLGEIMSPILFRVQWLVRQIPDPHTVSHDHHEIVEAIAAGDGELAESLAREHAERNRTTTLEAMFGAG is encoded by the coding sequence ATGTCGCCGATCAGTCCCGAAGCCTCGTCCACAAACATCACCGACAGCGTCTCGCTGAGCGGGCGATTGCTGGATTCGCTGCGCTCGGACGTGATGACCGGCCGTTATCCGCCCGGCTACCGGTTGGTGGAACGGGATGTTGCCGATACCTACGGGGTCTCGCGGCTGCCTGCGCGCGAAGCCCTGCAGGCATTGCGCGCCGAAGGCTTCCTCGAAGTGCGCAAGACTCGTGGCCTGGTGGTGCGCTCGTGGACCGAACGCGACGTGAGTGAACTCTTCGACATCCGCCAGGCGCTGGAGGCGATGGCGTGCCGCGAGGCCGCCGACAACCGGACCGACGACGACATCGCGGCCCTGCGCGCCGCGGTGGTCGCCGCCGATGACGCGGGCGACGCCACGGCAGCACATGACGCGAATGCGCTCTTCCACCAGCTGCTGGTGACGGCATCGCACAACCGCACGTTGGGGGAGATCATGTCTCCCATCCTGTTTCGCGTGCAATGGCTGGTCCGGCAGATCCCGGACCCGCACACCGTGTCACACGATCACCACGAGATCGTCGAGGCCATCGCAGCCGGCGACGGTGAGCTGGCGGAGTCGCTCGCCAGGGAGCACGCGGAGCGGAACCGGACGACGACGTTGGAGGCGATGTTCGGGGCGGGGTGA
- a CDS encoding DUF4234 domain-containing protein — protein MSEPPVQPRPVPQGHVPMVAPHPVPVASGLAMKRRNPFAVWIGLPLITLGIYFYVWYYKIHKEMAEFDQRRQIPVVGPMLVMLLLGWTVIGPLISFHNAGARIRNAQASAGLPATCSPTLCWVLAFVFGTNLLYMQFELNKVVDRYAGAPPHATVPLFV, from the coding sequence ATGTCCGAACCTCCCGTTCAACCCCGTCCGGTTCCGCAGGGTCACGTGCCGATGGTCGCGCCGCATCCGGTACCGGTCGCGTCAGGGCTCGCAATGAAGCGTCGCAACCCCTTCGCCGTCTGGATCGGGCTGCCGCTGATCACCCTCGGCATCTACTTTTACGTGTGGTACTACAAGATTCACAAGGAGATGGCGGAGTTCGATCAACGACGCCAGATCCCGGTCGTCGGTCCGATGCTCGTGATGCTCCTGCTCGGCTGGACCGTCATCGGACCCCTGATCAGCTTCCACAACGCTGGGGCGCGAATCCGAAACGCGCAGGCCTCTGCCGGACTTCCCGCCACCTGCTCGCCGACCTTGTGCTGGGTGCTGGCGTTCGTGTTCGGGACGAATCTCCTTTACATGCAGTTCGAACTGAACAAGGTGGTGGACCGTTATGCCGGCGCCCCGCCGCATGCCACGGTCCCATTGTTCGTGTGA
- a CDS encoding flavin-containing monooxygenase, whose translation MSGGGAIDERTVDTTTLIIGAGFAGIGTAIRLLQQGHDDLVILERDVRPGGTWRDNDYPGAACDIPSRLYSYSFAPNPEWTQTYSASNEILAYIDSMIADHGLDRYIRYSHLATGMEFDEAAGTWVVDIADREPIVARTVVVASGPLSTPGYPDITGLDEFAGHRMHSAAWDHDYDLDGKKVGVIGTGASGVQLIPELVRAGADVTVFQRTPGWVLPRLDRRVSGMTRQLYRSMPLTQTVARRLWFAGHESVALGAVWNSPFTRVIETVAKLNLRAQVGDPWMRRQLTPDFRAGCKRLLMTNDYYPALQADNCTLVTWPIAQICEHGVRTVEGIERRFDCLVFATGFEVSKQGTPIPIRGRDGRVLADEWSGGAYAYKSFAVSGFPNLYFTFGPNSGPGHNSALVYMEAQIDAIVTAISIIRDRGLRLLDVHEPAQDAYNATIQKRLEHTTWNSGCRSWYLTADGFNATMYPGFATQYIAQMRTIDFTRDFRAVAADAVASTRSVRSVTPTYRG comes from the coding sequence ATGAGCGGGGGAGGCGCGATCGATGAGCGGACCGTCGACACCACCACGCTGATCATCGGCGCCGGGTTCGCCGGCATCGGCACCGCGATCCGACTGCTCCAACAGGGACACGACGACCTGGTGATCCTCGAACGCGACGTGCGGCCGGGCGGAACCTGGCGGGACAACGATTACCCGGGCGCCGCCTGCGATATCCCGTCGCGACTCTATTCGTATTCGTTTGCTCCGAATCCGGAGTGGACACAAACATATTCGGCAAGCAACGAGATCCTGGCGTACATCGACAGCATGATCGCCGACCACGGACTCGACCGCTACATCCGGTACTCGCACCTGGCGACCGGGATGGAGTTCGACGAAGCGGCCGGTACCTGGGTCGTGGACATAGCCGATCGCGAACCGATCGTCGCGCGCACCGTGGTGGTGGCCTCGGGGCCGCTCTCGACGCCGGGCTATCCCGACATCACCGGCCTCGACGAGTTCGCAGGGCATCGGATGCACTCGGCGGCATGGGATCACGACTACGATCTGGACGGAAAGAAGGTCGGCGTGATCGGCACCGGCGCCAGCGGTGTCCAACTGATCCCGGAACTGGTTCGCGCCGGCGCCGATGTGACGGTCTTCCAGCGCACGCCCGGGTGGGTGCTGCCGCGTCTCGATCGCCGTGTCTCGGGGATGACCCGGCAGTTGTACCGTTCGATGCCGTTGACGCAGACCGTAGCTCGTCGACTGTGGTTCGCGGGACATGAGTCGGTGGCACTGGGTGCGGTGTGGAACTCGCCGTTCACCCGTGTGATCGAAACCGTGGCCAAGCTGAATCTGCGCGCGCAGGTAGGTGATCCGTGGATGCGGCGGCAACTGACCCCGGACTTCCGGGCTGGTTGCAAGCGTCTGCTCATGACAAACGACTACTACCCGGCGCTGCAGGCAGACAACTGCACACTCGTGACGTGGCCGATCGCGCAGATCTGCGAACACGGGGTGCGGACCGTCGAAGGCATCGAGCGACGATTTGACTGCCTCGTGTTCGCAACGGGTTTCGAGGTGTCGAAACAAGGGACACCCATCCCGATCCGAGGTCGCGACGGGCGGGTCCTGGCCGACGAATGGTCGGGCGGCGCATATGCGTACAAGAGCTTTGCGGTCTCGGGCTTTCCGAACCTGTACTTCACCTTCGGCCCGAACTCCGGACCGGGGCACAACTCGGCGTTGGTCTACATGGAGGCACAGATCGACGCCATCGTCACCGCGATCTCGATCATCCGTGACCGCGGCCTTCGACTCCTCGACGTACACGAACCGGCGCAGGACGCCTACAACGCGACCATCCAGAAACGGCTCGAACACACGACCTGGAACTCCGGCTGTCGTAGCTGGTATCTGACTGCCGACGGATTCAATGCGACGATGTACCCCGGATTCGCCACGCAATACATCGCCCAGATGAGGACGATCGATTTCACCCGAGACTTCCGTGCGGTCGCCGCAGACGCCGTGGCGTCGACGCGGTCGGTCAGGTCCGTGACGCCGACGTACCGAGGTTGA
- a CDS encoding alpha/beta hydrolase: MAAAMLIGCPPPHKVTVDRLATGTFRGEWVYPATAKESRQVILYVHGSGYAICSDRTHRGIAARLARLTGMPVFTVDYRLAPEHAFPAAADDVEAAYAWLQDIGYRPQNITVAGDSAGGHLILDLLAENVRRGRSQPRSAVLMSPIVDLTLGLARRREREVGPDPLISARAARRLVRHYTAAHPDDLPRLKLTLDRAADLPRTLIQVGGTEMLAADAAEAQRMILDAGGTCELQTWPGQMHVFQALPTLIPEATPALAEVAAFITRPFESSSDSDQDVIEERDTRNHDSQAIV, encoded by the coding sequence GTGGCGGCCGCGATGCTGATCGGCTGCCCGCCCCCGCACAAGGTGACAGTCGACAGGCTTGCCACCGGAACCTTCCGGGGAGAGTGGGTCTACCCCGCCACCGCGAAGGAGTCGCGTCAGGTCATCCTGTACGTCCACGGGAGCGGGTATGCGATCTGCTCGGACCGTACCCATCGCGGGATCGCCGCCCGACTTGCTCGCCTGACCGGGATGCCGGTCTTCACAGTCGACTACCGATTGGCTCCGGAACATGCGTTCCCGGCGGCCGCCGACGACGTCGAGGCAGCGTACGCGTGGCTCCAGGACATCGGCTACCGACCGCAGAACATCACGGTCGCGGGCGATTCGGCGGGCGGGCATCTGATCCTGGATCTGTTGGCCGAGAACGTTCGTCGTGGGCGTTCACAGCCGAGGTCGGCGGTGTTGATGTCCCCGATCGTCGATCTGACGCTGGGGCTTGCCCGCCGGCGCGAGCGCGAAGTAGGCCCCGACCCGTTGATATCGGCTCGGGCCGCACGGCGACTGGTCCGTCACTACACGGCAGCACATCCCGACGACCTGCCGCGTCTGAAGCTCACTCTCGACCGCGCCGCCGATCTGCCGCGGACACTCATCCAGGTCGGCGGAACCGAGATGCTCGCCGCCGACGCAGCGGAAGCTCAGCGGATGATCCTGGATGCCGGCGGGACATGCGAACTCCAGACGTGGCCGGGCCAAATGCATGTGTTCCAAGCACTTCCGACGCTGATCCCGGAGGCGACACCCGCGTTGGCCGAAGTCGCCGCATTCATCACGCGGCCTTTCGAATCATCCAGTGATTCCGACCAGGACGTCATCGAGGAAAGGGACACGCGAAACCATGACAGCCAAGCGATCGTATGA
- a CDS encoding nuclear transport factor 2 family protein, producing MTSIDDLTSRLDDLDRVEAIKQLKHRYWRACDGKDPNGFRDCFVRSGARIDYGPLGAYDDAEPMAKIFGQVALHRVDGEYVIFDMHHGMHPDITLTSDSTATGRWTLKFRQVNLLDRTETIMTGEYDDEYVVEDGEWKMSASTLTERWSIRRPLGDDAELRPGTFGE from the coding sequence ATGACGTCCATCGACGACCTCACCAGCCGCCTCGACGACCTCGACCGGGTCGAGGCGATCAAGCAGCTGAAGCATCGGTACTGGCGTGCATGCGATGGCAAGGACCCCAACGGTTTCCGGGATTGCTTCGTCCGCAGCGGCGCCCGCATCGACTACGGTCCCCTCGGCGCCTACGACGACGCCGAACCGATGGCGAAGATCTTCGGGCAGGTTGCTCTGCACCGGGTCGACGGGGAGTACGTCATCTTCGACATGCACCACGGAATGCATCCCGACATCACGCTGACCTCTGACTCCACCGCGACCGGCCGCTGGACGCTGAAGTTCCGGCAGGTCAATCTGCTCGATCGCACCGAGACGATCATGACGGGGGAGTACGACGACGAGTACGTCGTCGAGGACGGCGAATGGAAGATGTCGGCCAGCACGCTGACGGAGCGATGGTCGATCCGCAGACCGCTCGGTGACGACGCGGAATTGCGACCGGGAACGTTTGGCGAATAG
- a CDS encoding amidohydrolase family protein — MPDHVVDAHVHLWDLNHPWYPGLQAMAESLGQPELYSDFGLDDYSKAAGSFPVEKFVHVSAVTAPRTYLDELRWVSTVASDHDVDMHFIGTVDPTLPEAELLADLDAQLAVTPHFRGIRVLYDLPPESSSARTILHWLDDHELVFDLVTHPDTMDDWLRTIGEYPDLEVVLEHTGWPTGVDDDARTAWRRAIADCAQRSRASCKVSGLGMTTVDLSASALRPWVEPAVDAFGWDRVIFGSNIPIEHMAGRYAELVESLDSIIGAATPDEQDCFYRRNAVRVYGFEE, encoded by the coding sequence ATGCCTGATCACGTCGTCGACGCTCACGTCCACCTCTGGGATCTGAACCATCCGTGGTACCCCGGCCTCCAAGCCATGGCCGAGAGTCTGGGCCAACCCGAGCTCTACTCCGACTTCGGTCTCGACGATTACTCGAAGGCGGCCGGATCGTTCCCGGTGGAGAAGTTCGTGCACGTCTCCGCCGTCACGGCCCCGCGGACCTATCTCGACGAATTGCGGTGGGTCAGCACCGTGGCAAGCGACCATGACGTGGACATGCACTTCATCGGGACCGTCGACCCGACGCTCCCCGAGGCCGAGCTCCTCGCCGACCTCGATGCGCAACTCGCAGTCACACCGCACTTTCGTGGCATCCGGGTGCTCTACGACCTACCGCCCGAGTCGTCGTCGGCCCGGACCATCCTGCACTGGTTGGACGACCACGAACTGGTCTTCGACCTCGTCACCCATCCGGACACCATGGACGATTGGCTGCGAACGATCGGCGAATACCCGGATCTCGAGGTGGTGCTCGAGCACACGGGCTGGCCGACCGGTGTCGACGACGACGCCCGGACGGCGTGGCGTCGCGCCATCGCCGACTGCGCCCAGCGTTCGCGTGCATCGTGCAAGGTGTCGGGGCTCGGTATGACGACCGTCGATCTGTCGGCGTCCGCGTTGCGGCCATGGGTGGAACCCGCTGTCGATGCCTTCGGCTGGGATCGGGTGATCTTCGGCAGCAACATCCCGATCGAGCACATGGCCGGCCGCTACGCCGAGCTGGTCGAGTCACTGGATTCCATCATCGGCGCCGCGACACCGGACGAGCAGGACTGTTTCTACCGCCGCAACGCGGTCCGTGTCTACGGATTCGAGGAATGA
- a CDS encoding SDR family NAD(P)-dependent oxidoreductase, with protein MTAKRSYDARAVVTGAGSGIGRAFAVELARRGGRVLCADIDIDRATETVRLIDQAGHGQAEAISCDVADADDMRALAARALDHLGGPADLMINNAGVGIGGRAVGTIGVDDWEWALGINLRGMVYGSELFLPQLRESGRAGLINVASAAAFSAAPGMGAYNVGKAGVLALSETIAAEVAGSGIAVTVLCPTFVRTNVAADGRITGEAMKVAETLMRLSGRSPEQVARQTLDANDRGRLYVMPQIDAKAIWLFKRLAPRTYTFGAGLLQRFLPDLVSSEVDDPIPEGV; from the coding sequence ATGACAGCCAAGCGATCGTATGACGCACGCGCGGTGGTCACCGGTGCCGGCAGCGGAATCGGGCGGGCATTTGCCGTGGAGCTCGCTCGACGCGGCGGGCGCGTGCTGTGCGCGGACATCGATATCGACCGCGCCACCGAGACGGTCCGACTGATCGATCAGGCGGGACATGGACAGGCCGAGGCCATTTCCTGTGACGTGGCCGATGCCGACGACATGCGCGCGCTCGCGGCGCGGGCCCTCGACCATCTCGGTGGTCCGGCGGACCTGATGATCAACAACGCGGGCGTCGGGATCGGCGGCCGAGCGGTGGGCACCATCGGCGTCGACGATTGGGAGTGGGCACTCGGGATCAACCTGCGCGGAATGGTGTACGGCTCAGAGCTGTTCCTGCCGCAACTGCGCGAATCCGGACGCGCAGGGCTGATCAACGTCGCATCCGCAGCAGCGTTCTCCGCGGCGCCCGGGATGGGCGCCTACAACGTCGGCAAGGCCGGTGTGCTGGCGTTGTCGGAGACCATCGCCGCGGAGGTGGCGGGAAGCGGCATCGCGGTGACCGTCCTGTGTCCGACATTCGTCCGGACCAACGTCGCCGCCGACGGCAGGATCACCGGCGAGGCGATGAAGGTGGCCGAAACCCTGATGCGTCTGTCCGGTCGATCTCCGGAACAAGTGGCGCGGCAGACCCTCGACGCCAACGACCGGGGCCGTCTCTACGTGATGCCTCAGATCGACGCCAAGGCGATCTGGCTGTTCAAGCGACTGGCCCCGCGGACCTACACCTTCGGCGCCGGTCTCCTGCAGCGGTTCCTACCCGACCTCGTGTCGTCAGAGGTCGATGACCCCATCCCGGAAGGAGTGTGA
- a CDS encoding MerR family transcriptional regulator, with product MAHLATLIEHMSATPRYVGKQSRELETTITRLLANATRQAFGQPAVSRYRIDDLARISGVTTRNIRVYRERGLLPPPHRVGRVTLYSDSHVSRLALISSMLSRGYTIAHIDELITAWQNGGQIADVLGLETELTDIQEPPTSRSTSLTELAEAGVDAADANRLVRLKLITIHSADDVTVEEPALLDTILPLITATRPASAVIDVIEQVTPAFQELGQAMIGAAEALAVPTAGGTGDDRLTEVTLTLVQLRALADAATRVTLTETTNTLLAQSLATRLGEGG from the coding sequence ATGGCTCATCTGGCAACACTGATCGAGCACATGTCGGCCACGCCTCGCTACGTGGGCAAACAGTCGCGCGAACTCGAGACCACCATCACCAGGCTGCTGGCAAACGCCACACGACAGGCATTCGGCCAGCCCGCCGTGTCGAGGTATCGCATCGACGACCTGGCCCGGATCTCCGGCGTCACGACCCGGAACATTCGGGTCTATCGAGAGCGCGGTCTGCTGCCACCACCCCATCGCGTCGGACGTGTGACGCTGTATTCCGACAGCCACGTATCGCGGCTCGCGCTGATCAGTTCGATGCTGTCACGGGGGTACACCATCGCCCACATCGACGAGTTGATCACGGCATGGCAAAACGGAGGACAGATCGCCGACGTCCTCGGACTCGAAACCGAGCTCACCGACATCCAGGAACCACCAACGTCACGTTCGACGTCTCTCACGGAACTCGCCGAGGCAGGCGTCGATGCCGCCGACGCCAACCGTCTGGTGCGCCTCAAGCTCATCACCATCCACTCCGCGGATGACGTGACCGTCGAGGAACCGGCCCTTCTCGACACGATCCTGCCCCTGATCACCGCCACCAGGCCCGCATCGGCGGTCATCGACGTCATCGAGCAGGTCACACCCGCCTTCCAGGAGTTGGGCCAGGCGATGATCGGTGCCGCAGAAGCACTCGCGGTTCCGACGGCAGGCGGCACGGGCGACGACCGACTCACCGAGGTGACGCTCACACTGGTCCAGCTGCGAGCCCTCGCCGATGCAGCCACGCGCGTCACCCTCACAGAGACGACGAATACCCTTCTGGCACAGTCGCTGGCGACGCGACTCGGCGAGGGCGGGTGA
- a CDS encoding LysR family transcriptional regulator, which produces MLDVSLRELEYVVAVHRERSFTRAARHLHMAQPALSQAIIRLERRLGVMLFERTSRRVDPTRAGDELAADARDIIDRVRVAVSRATGTPRHVLTVHVSEPALETPRRLLAALRAAKPDLSVHLTTLPRALTGDDAARAQLSLTIGGPLEVPGAMSEPIRIERVGALMTDDHPLASAATIAPDDLTRHPVVSIDDQLSRWNRWVTDWLGIHGCQPRWTTSAVFGIVAGSDMVTDGKAIFVCLESVAADVRDGFVWKPLSPNATATWHLNWVGARPDSGALHEGLSAARAYAHTAGWAVI; this is translated from the coding sequence ATGCTAGATGTTTCGCTGCGAGAGCTGGAGTACGTCGTCGCGGTCCATCGGGAACGCAGCTTCACCCGTGCCGCGCGGCACCTGCACATGGCGCAACCCGCCCTCAGCCAGGCGATCATCCGGCTCGAGCGACGCTTGGGTGTCATGCTGTTCGAGCGCACCAGCCGGCGGGTGGATCCGACCAGAGCGGGCGACGAGCTGGCCGCGGACGCCCGCGACATCATCGACCGGGTCCGAGTCGCCGTCTCCCGTGCGACCGGGACACCGCGGCACGTGCTCACCGTCCACGTCAGTGAGCCGGCGCTGGAGACCCCTCGTCGATTGCTGGCCGCGCTCCGCGCCGCCAAGCCGGACCTGTCGGTGCATCTGACGACGTTGCCCCGTGCGTTGACCGGTGACGATGCGGCGCGAGCACAGCTGTCGCTGACGATAGGCGGCCCGCTGGAAGTGCCCGGCGCGATGAGTGAGCCGATCCGCATCGAACGAGTCGGTGCGTTGATGACCGACGACCACCCGCTCGCATCCGCTGCGACCATCGCGCCCGACGACCTCACGCGTCACCCGGTGGTCTCCATCGATGACCAGTTGAGTCGATGGAACCGATGGGTCACCGACTGGCTGGGCATCCATGGATGCCAGCCACGCTGGACGACGTCGGCCGTGTTCGGCATCGTCGCCGGCAGCGACATGGTGACCGACGGCAAAGCCATCTTCGTCTGTCTGGAATCGGTGGCGGCCGATGTCCGCGACGGGTTCGTCTGGAAACCGTTGTCACCGAACGCCACTGCCACGTGGCACCTCAATTGGGTGGGTGCAAGACCGGATTCCGGTGCTCTTCATGAAGGTCTGTCCGCGGCACGCGCATACGCCCACACCGCGGGCTGGGCGGTCATCTGA
- a CDS encoding amidase family protein, which yields MVGPTVQFETTWDTRIWRIVGAPLVMPTTDGPLHGETVAVKDVFGVAGVAIGAGLRDFLAEMVPEPDHAAAVHTLLDAGASVTGVAQTDAFAYSITGTSNDYGTPMNLAAPGRIPGGSSSGPSAAVAHGDATIGLGTDTAGSIRVPAAYQKLWGLRTTHGAVGTAGMVPLAPSFDTVGWITRDGDTLARVVDAALAARSTIEEPAPVVLDPTLLAAADDEVADEIMRYADLFDADHISIGLDLDDCRETFNTVQAYEAWQSHGNWVTKHPTALPADIAARFAIGRAISTSDYVAARHRAHGIAARLRSAVGSRVLLLPTATTIPAPTDADYDALRCARETTLQLTCLASIGGLPAVTFPSSRPGLPIGICLVGAPHTDRSLVRLARRCADGEG from the coding sequence ATGGTCGGACCAACAGTCCAATTCGAAACAACGTGGGACACCCGTATCTGGCGAATCGTCGGTGCACCGCTGGTCATGCCGACCACCGACGGTCCACTGCACGGCGAGACGGTCGCGGTCAAGGATGTGTTCGGGGTGGCCGGAGTAGCGATCGGCGCCGGGCTCAGGGACTTTCTCGCCGAGATGGTTCCCGAGCCGGACCACGCGGCGGCGGTCCACACGTTGCTCGATGCCGGCGCGTCGGTCACGGGCGTTGCGCAGACCGACGCCTTCGCCTACAGCATCACCGGCACGAGCAACGACTACGGCACACCGATGAATCTGGCCGCACCGGGACGCATTCCGGGCGGATCATCGAGCGGCCCCAGCGCTGCTGTCGCGCACGGTGACGCGACGATCGGCCTCGGCACCGATACGGCCGGATCGATTCGGGTACCGGCCGCCTACCAGAAGCTGTGGGGCCTCCGCACCACCCATGGCGCCGTTGGCACCGCCGGAATGGTGCCACTCGCACCGTCTTTCGACACCGTTGGGTGGATCACACGCGACGGCGACACCCTTGCGCGTGTGGTCGACGCCGCGCTCGCAGCGCGATCGACCATCGAGGAGCCGGCGCCGGTCGTCCTCGACCCGACACTCCTCGCCGCAGCCGATGATGAGGTCGCCGACGAGATCATGCGCTACGCAGACCTTTTCGATGCCGATCACATCTCCATCGGCCTGGACCTCGATGATTGCCGGGAGACCTTCAACACGGTCCAGGCCTATGAGGCGTGGCAGTCCCACGGCAATTGGGTGACGAAGCATCCCACCGCACTCCCCGCCGACATCGCCGCCCGCTTTGCGATCGGGCGGGCCATCAGCACAAGCGACTATGTGGCCGCACGTCACCGTGCGCACGGGATCGCCGCACGCCTGCGGTCGGCCGTCGGGTCCCGGGTTCTGTTGCTGCCCACCGCCACCACCATCCCGGCACCGACCGACGCCGACTACGACGCCCTGCGCTGCGCGCGTGAGACGACGCTCCAACTCACCTGTCTCGCATCGATCGGAGGGTTACCGGCGGTCACATTCCCATCGTCGCGACCGGGCCTCCCGATCGGCATCTGTCTCGTCGGAGCCCCCCACACCGATCGCTCCCTCGTTCGCCTGGCACGTCGGTGCGCAGACGGTGAGGGATGA